A segment of the Superficieibacter sp. HKU1 genome:
CTTCACTTCAGGCATCGGCGCGGCGATGATCGGCTGGTTTGGCTGTGCGATGCTCTGCTACGTCACGCCGAAAGAGCATCTCGGTCTGCCGAACAAAGAAGACGTCAAACAGGGGCTGATTACCTACAAAATCGCTGCCCACGCCGCCGATCTGGCGAAGGGCCATCCGGGCGCGCAAATTCGCGATAACGCCATGTCGAAAGCGCGCTTCGAATTCCGCTGGGAAGATCAGTTTAACCTGGCCCTCGACCCGTTCACCGCCCGCGCGTATCACGATGAAACCCTGCCGCAGGAATCTGGCAAAGTGGCACACTTCTGTTCCATGTGCGGGCCGAAATTCTGCTCGATGAAAATCAGCCAGGAAGTGCGCGATTTCGCGGCGAAGCAGGAAGTGGAATCCGGCATGGCGGACATGTCCAATAGCTTCCGCGCCCGCGGCGGCGAGATCTACCTGCGACAGGAGGAAGTATGAGTTATCAGCCTGATTTTCCCCCGGTTCCCTTCCGGCTGGGGCTGTATCCGGTCGTCGATAGCGTAGCGTGGATCGCCCGCCTGCTGGAAGCCGGAGTACGCACGCTGCAACTGCGTATTAAAGATAAACAGGATGAAGAGGTAGAAGCTGACGTCGTGGCGGCGATTGAACTGGGACGCCGCTATGATGCGCGATTATTCATCAACGACTACTGGCGGCTGGCGATAAAACATAAGGCCTATGGCGTACATCTGGGTCAGGAGGATTTAGAAACCACCGACCTGAAAGCCATTCAGACTGCCGGGTTACGTCTTGGCGTCTCCACTCACGATAATATGGAAATTGATATCGCGCTGGCGGCAAGGCCCTCCTATATCGCTCTCGGTCACGTTTTCCCCACCCAAACCAAACAGATGCCCTCTGCGCCGCAGGGGCTGGATCAGCTCGCCCGCCATGTCCAGCGGCTTGCGGATTACCCGACCGTCGCCATCGGCGGCATCAGCCTTGAACGCGCTCCGGACGTGCTGGCAACCGGCGTGGGCAGTATTGCCGTCGTGAGCGCCATTACCCAGGCAGCGGACTGGCGGACCGCCACGGCGCACTTACTTCATCTTGCGGGGGTGGGTAATGAACGATCGTGATTTTATGCGCTATAGCCGGCAGATCCTGCTGGAGGATATAGCCATCGGGGGCCAGCAAAAATTACTCGACAGCCGGGTACTGATTGTCGGGCTTGGCGGCCTGGGCGCACCTGCCGCGCTTTATCTGGCGGGTGCAGGCGTCGGCACATTGGTACTGGCGGACGATGACGAGGTTCATCTGAGCAACCTGCAACGCCAGATCGCCTTTACTACCGACGATATTGCCCGTCCGAAAGCGCAGGTGACGCAACAGCGTCTGTCGCGGCTTAATCCGGATATCGAACTGGTCGCCCTCGAACAACGGCTCACCGGCGACGCGCTCAACCACGCTGTAGCGCAGGCCGATGTGGTGCTCGACTGTACGGATAATATGACAACCCGTCAGGCTATCAACGCGGCCTGCGTTAAAACCAATACGCCGCTCATTACCGCCAGCGCCGTCGGCTTTGGGGGTCAGCTGATGGTGCTGACGCCACCGTGGTCCTACGGCTGTTATCGCTGTTTATGGCCGGATGAGAACGAACCTGAGCGTAACTGCCGCACGGCGGGCGTAGTGGGCCCGGTAGTGGGGGTGATGGGCTCACTTCAGGCGCTGGAGGCGATTAAGTTACTCAGCGGCATCCGTAGCCGTCATGGCGAACTGCGGCTCTTTGACGCCAGGGCGAACAGCTGGCGCAGCCTGACCCTGCGCCGCGCCAGCGGCTGCCCGGTATGCGGAGGTCGTCATGCAGATCCTGTTTAACGACCAACCAATGCAGTGCGCGGACGATCTTACCATCGCCGCCCTGCTTGACGGACTTCATCAACTCAAACCGGGCGCGGCGCTGGCGCTCAATCAACAGATCCTGCCGCGCGAGCAGTGGGAACAACAGATCGTGCAGGAAGGCGACCAGATCCTGCTTTTTCAGGTTATCGCTGGAGGCTGACATGCTACGTATTGCTGATAAAACCTTTGATTCACATCTGTTTACCGGAACCGGTAAATTCGCCTCCTCACAGCTGATGGTAGAAGCCATTCGCGCCTCGGGTAGCCAGCTGGTGACGCTGGCGATGAAACGCGTTGATTTACGCCAGCATAATGATGCGATCCTGGCACCCTTGCTGGAAGCGGGTATCACACTGTTGCCCAATACCTCCGGCGCGAAAACGGCGGAAGAAGCGATATTCGCCGCACAGCTGGCCCGCGAGGCGCTGGGTACTCGCTGGCTGAAGCTGGAGATCCATCCTGACGCCCGCTGGCTGCTGCCGGATCCGATTGAAACCCTGAAGGCCGCCGACGCGCTGGTCAAACAGGGCTTTATTGTCCTGCCCTACTGCGGAGCCGATCCGGTGCTATGTAAGCGTCTGGAAGAAGTCGGCTGCGCCGCCGTTATGCCGCTCGGCGCGCCTATCGGTTCAAATCAGGGACTGGAAACCCGCGCTATGCTGGAGATTATTATTGAGCAGGCAACGGTGCCGGTCGTTATTGACGCCGGGATTGGCGCGCCCAGCCATGCAGCGCAGGCGCTGGAAATGGGCGCTGATGCCGTACTGGTTAATACGGCGATTGCGGTGGCCGACGATCCGGTAATGATGGCGAACGCGTTCCGGCTGGCCGTTGAGGCTGGTGTCCTGGCGCGTCAGGCGGTGCCCGGCGCGCGCAGCAGCCTGGCCATTGCCACCAGTCCGCTGACAGGCTTTCTGGAGGCCAGCGCATGAAAACCTTTACCGACCACTGGCGCACGCTAAACTGGGATGACATTCGCCTGCGCATCAATGCCAAAACGCCCGCCGATGTGGAGCGGGCGCTTAACGCGACGCACCCGACGCGCGACGATATGATGGCCCTGCTCTCGCCTGCCGCCAGTAACGCTCTGGAGCCGCTGGCGCAGCGGGCGCAACGCCTGACCCGCCAGCGCTTCGGCAACACGGTCAGCTTTTATGTCCCGCTCTACCTTTCTAACCTGTGCGCCAACGACTGTACCTACTGCGGCTTCTCAATGAGCAACCGTATCAAACGTAAAACCCTGGACGAGGCGGAGATCGCCCGCGAATGCGATGCCATACGGGAAATGGGATTTGAACATTTACTGCTGGTTACCGGTGAGCATCAGGGTAAAGTCGGCATGGATTACTTCCGACGCCATCTGCCTGCGATCCGCCGCCGTTTCGCTTCGCTGCAAATGGAAGTACAGCCGCTGGCGCAGGAAGAGTATGCCGAACTGAAAACGCTTGGCCTGGATGGCGTGATGGTTTATCAGGAAACGTACCATGAAGCCGAATACGCCCGGCACCATCTGAAAGGCAAAAAGCAGGATTTCTTCTGGCGACTGGACACGCCGGATCGTCTCGGGCGGGCGGGGATCGACAAGATCGGCCTTGGCGCGCTGATTGGCCTGTCTGACAGCTGGCGCGTGGATTGCTATATGGTAGCGGAGCATTTGCTGTGGCTACAGAAGCACTACTGGCAAAGCCGCTTTTCCATCTCCTTCCCGCGTCTGCGTCCCTGTGCGGGCGGCATTGAGCCTGCCTCAATTATGGATGAACGGCAGCTGGTGCAAACTATCTGTGCCTTTCGCCTGCTGGCCCCGGAAATTGAGCTGTCGCTATCAACCCGTGAATCGCCCTGGTTTCGCGACCGGGTGGTGCCGCTGGCGATCAACAACGTTAGCGCGTTCTCTAAAACGCAGCCCGGCGGCTATGCCGACGATCACCCTGAACTGGAGCAGTTTTCACCGCATGATGGCCGTCGCCCACAGGAAGTGGCCGATGCTCTCACCGCTCGCGGACTTCAGCCGGTATGGAAGGACTGGGACAACTTTCTGGGACGCGTCTCGCAATAATCGCGCAAGCCAGTGTCGGAAGATGAAAAAGCGTCCGTAACGCCTCGCAAAGCGCGCGTCGGGAAGTGGAAACCCATTTCCCGACGCTTTACGCTCTCTCCGTCAGCAAAGGAAGCTGACCAGGGCGGAATGCTTTCCTCTCACCGCCCTGCCTCACGCTCAGTAGACGGTGACTTTTGCAACTTTCGCTACTTTACCGTCGCGGGAAGGATTATCCGGAGTGACGCCGAGTGCGATGGCCCGGTACAGACCAGCCAGCTGAGCAAACAGAACGTAGAGCATGGCGGAAAATGACTCATGGAACTGGGCCAGTTCCGGACTGGCAAAATGATAATAGCGGTCGCATACCTTCCGCTCATCGGACAACGCTTCGTGACCAATGCCGATTATCTGCGCCGTCGCGCTGCGTTCGCGGGTTAACTCGCTCATCATATCGAGATCGTAGCGGCGGATCTCCGGGCGCGCAGCGATATAGCCCACCACCGTCGCATCGCGATTGACGGTCAGTTTCGGGCCGTGACGAAATTCCAGCATCGAATGCCAGGCGGTCATGATGCGCCCGTTGCCCATCTCCAGCAGTTTGAGGCTGGTTTCGCAGGCGATGGCTTTCAGAGAGAGCGCGCCGACGGCCACCATATTGTCACGCGGTTCTGCGGCCCATTGCTCTATATCCGCGGCATAGTTGTCGAAGAAATAGGTTGCGCCACGCTGTAGCACAGGCAGTACATTCGCCAGCTCCGGCCAGCGATCCGGAGCCAGCAGCAGCATGATGTACCACATGGGCACGGTAAACTCGGACGTCGCTGCAAAACTGCCGTTGGAGGTGCCTTCCGGTACAGGGATAAACAGTCCGTTCGCGCGCTCGCTGGCCAGTTGCGCCAGACGGCTTTGCGCGTTATTGGTAATAGCAATATGCGGCGTGCCCGGATGCGCCGCCAGTTGACGTTCCACCACCTTAACGGTTTCTGGCGTGTTGCCGGAACTGCTGACCGATACCAGGATAAGATTTCCGCTGGCGATTTCCGGTGCCAGTACCAGATCCGTTGCCGGGATCACCTCCACATGACGGGCTAATACGCTGCGTAACCAGTTAATGCAGGCCTGCGCTGCCAGCAGGGACGATCCCGCACCGGTAATGATAATGCGACTTTCGGCATCGCACTGTTTCCAGAAGGCGTTGATGCTCTCGCGCTGCGCGTTTGCCTGGGCAAAACCTTCCTGCCACAGACGTGGCTGATTCTCTATTGCCGCAGCGGTTAACGCTGCGCCTTTTTCCTGCCACCAGCTTTCGTTATGATTCAGCATAATGATTTTCCAGATTTTGTTATCCTTACGTCTGGCGAACGTGGTGCCATCGCATTCCGACGCCAGTCTCTTAATGAATCTTTCCGGGACCGCCATGAAGCCAGTCTATATTCTGATCCGCGACACGCTCAGGCGTGATATTCAAAACCAGAAGTATCCCGTCGGTGCACTCATCCCTTCTGAGCGCGAGCTGGCGGAAACGTATCAGGTAACGCGCGCTACGGTTCAGAAAGCCATTGCCCATATGCAGCAGGAAGGCCTGGTGAAAAAAATCGTTGGCAAAGGCACGTTCGTTTGCCGGACCTTCGCTCCCCCGGTTTACCTGCTTAATCCGGAAGGGAAAAACAGCGCGCTGGGCGTCACGCAGGAACTGAGCGAGAAAGCCGTTATCACCAGCCAGCTGATTTACCATGTTCAGCAGCCGGCGGGTGCACATCTCGCCAGCCAGTTCGGCGTATCACCGGATGAGCCGGTTCACGCCATTCGCCGCGTGCGTCTCTTCGATGGCGTCCCGGCCCTGATCGAAGACAGCTATATTCCGCTGGCCATCGTCGCCACGATTGACGACGACACGTTACAGCACCACTCCCTGTACACGTTTATCGAAAAAGCCTGCCAGCAAAAAATCGGCGGTACGGATTCCGAAGTGGCCGCCAGCCTGTTTGATGCGGAAATGGCGAAACTGCTGAGCGTTCCGGTTAATTCTCCGATGCTGCATATTAAGGAGCGCACGTGGCTGGCCGACGGCACGGTGTTTAACTACTCCTGGAGTTATAACCGTGGCGACCTGTTCCGCATGCGCAGCCATAAAGTACTTACGCCCTGAAAAACTGCGGCAGATAGTCGCGATGGGCTTCCAGTAGCTCATCCAGCACAATCTTCGCGATTTTGCCCGACGGCACCAGCGGATTGAGCGTAAGTGCCTGCAACGCCGCGCCGTAGCTGCCGGTAACGGCTGCTTCAACCGCCATCTCTTCCCAGGATTTCATTACCGACACCAGACCCGAGACGGTAGACGGCAGCGGATCGTTATTTAACGGAATCGCACCGTAGCGACCAATCACGCAGGTCGTCTCAATCGCAACGTTGTCCGGCAATGAGCGGATCGCGC
Coding sequences within it:
- the thiE gene encoding thiamine phosphate synthase → MSYQPDFPPVPFRLGLYPVVDSVAWIARLLEAGVRTLQLRIKDKQDEEVEADVVAAIELGRRYDARLFINDYWRLAIKHKAYGVHLGQEDLETTDLKAIQTAGLRLGVSTHDNMEIDIALAARPSYIALGHVFPTQTKQMPSAPQGLDQLARHVQRLADYPTVAIGGISLERAPDVLATGVGSIAVVSAITQAADWRTATAHLLHLAGVGNERS
- a CDS encoding HesA/MoeB/ThiF family protein, with product MNDRDFMRYSRQILLEDIAIGGQQKLLDSRVLIVGLGGLGAPAALYLAGAGVGTLVLADDDEVHLSNLQRQIAFTTDDIARPKAQVTQQRLSRLNPDIELVALEQRLTGDALNHAVAQADVVLDCTDNMTTRQAINAACVKTNTPLITASAVGFGGQLMVLTPPWSYGCYRCLWPDENEPERNCRTAGVVGPVVGVMGSLQALEAIKLLSGIRSRHGELRLFDARANSWRSLTLRRASGCPVCGGRHADPV
- the thiS gene encoding sulfur carrier protein ThiS; the protein is MQILFNDQPMQCADDLTIAALLDGLHQLKPGAALALNQQILPREQWEQQIVQEGDQILLFQVIAGG
- the thiG gene encoding thiazole synthase; translation: MLRIADKTFDSHLFTGTGKFASSQLMVEAIRASGSQLVTLAMKRVDLRQHNDAILAPLLEAGITLLPNTSGAKTAEEAIFAAQLAREALGTRWLKLEIHPDARWLLPDPIETLKAADALVKQGFIVLPYCGADPVLCKRLEEVGCAAVMPLGAPIGSNQGLETRAMLEIIIEQATVPVVIDAGIGAPSHAAQALEMGADAVLVNTAIAVADDPVMMANAFRLAVEAGVLARQAVPGARSSLAIATSPLTGFLEASA
- the thiH gene encoding 2-iminoacetate synthase ThiH; translated protein: MKTFTDHWRTLNWDDIRLRINAKTPADVERALNATHPTRDDMMALLSPAASNALEPLAQRAQRLTRQRFGNTVSFYVPLYLSNLCANDCTYCGFSMSNRIKRKTLDEAEIARECDAIREMGFEHLLLVTGEHQGKVGMDYFRRHLPAIRRRFASLQMEVQPLAQEEYAELKTLGLDGVMVYQETYHEAEYARHHLKGKKQDFFWRLDTPDRLGRAGIDKIGLGALIGLSDSWRVDCYMVAEHLLWLQKHYWQSRFSISFPRLRPCAGGIEPASIMDERQLVQTICAFRLLAPEIELSLSTRESPWFRDRVVPLAINNVSAFSKTQPGGYADDHPELEQFSPHDGRRPQEVADALTARGLQPVWKDWDNFLGRVSQ
- a CDS encoding SIS domain-containing protein; amino-acid sequence: MLNHNESWWQEKGAALTAAAIENQPRLWQEGFAQANAQRESINAFWKQCDAESRIIITGAGSSLLAAQACINWLRSVLARHVEVIPATDLVLAPEIASGNLILVSVSSSGNTPETVKVVERQLAAHPGTPHIAITNNAQSRLAQLASERANGLFIPVPEGTSNGSFAATSEFTVPMWYIMLLLAPDRWPELANVLPVLQRGATYFFDNYAADIEQWAAEPRDNMVAVGALSLKAIACETSLKLLEMGNGRIMTAWHSMLEFRHGPKLTVNRDATVVGYIAARPEIRRYDLDMMSELTRERSATAQIIGIGHEALSDERKVCDRYYHFASPELAQFHESFSAMLYVLFAQLAGLYRAIALGVTPDNPSRDGKVAKVAKVTVY
- a CDS encoding GntR family transcriptional regulator; this encodes MIFQILLSLRLANVVPSHSDASLLMNLSGTAMKPVYILIRDTLRRDIQNQKYPVGALIPSERELAETYQVTRATVQKAIAHMQQEGLVKKIVGKGTFVCRTFAPPVYLLNPEGKNSALGVTQELSEKAVITSQLIYHVQQPAGAHLASQFGVSPDEPVHAIRRVRLFDGVPALIEDSYIPLAIVATIDDDTLQHHSLYTFIEKACQQKIGGTDSEVAASLFDAEMAKLLSVPVNSPMLHIKERTWLADGTVFNYSWSYNRGDLFRMRSHKVLTP